One window from the genome of Salisaeta longa DSM 21114 encodes:
- a CDS encoding CTP synthase translates to MQTKYIFVTGGVTSSLGKGIFSASLGRLLEARGLRVTIQKFDPYINVDPGTMNPYEHGEVYVTEDGAETDLDLGHYERFLGRPTSQANNVTTGRVYSEVIAKERAGAYLGKTVQVVPHIIDEIKHWMLKLGQTGTYDVVITEIGGTVGDIESQPYLEAIRQLRNELGRANSMLAHLTLVPYLRAAGELKTKPTQHSVKTLLANGLQPDVLVCRSERALSAEIREKIALFCNVETEAVLQMLDAETIYEVPLLLQDEQAGTLAVNHLFSDSERAQIADTPDLDAWVNFLKQLKNPEATVPIALVGKYVEHQDAYKSITESLMLAGVPDQLQIDISFVLSDDLTPDNVADRLGDVAGVLVAPGFGDRGIAGKIAAVQYARTHELPFFGICLGLQCAIVEFARHVCGWDDAHSTEFDPETPHPVINLMETQKNISDKGGTMRLGQYTCALREGSRARRVYGTNVVQERHRHRYEVNNVLRYRLREEGLRFTGVNPETDLVEIVELPDHPWFLGVQFHPEYRSTVGHPHPLFCSFVSACSAVARERNLMGRPQPPEQQVIPLASADM, encoded by the coding sequence ACGAGCACGGCGAGGTGTACGTGACCGAAGACGGCGCCGAGACCGATCTCGACCTGGGCCACTACGAGCGCTTTTTGGGCCGCCCCACCTCGCAGGCCAATAACGTAACCACCGGCCGCGTGTACTCGGAGGTCATCGCCAAGGAGCGCGCCGGCGCCTACCTCGGCAAAACCGTGCAGGTGGTGCCGCACATCATCGACGAGATCAAGCACTGGATGCTGAAGCTCGGCCAAACCGGCACGTACGACGTCGTCATCACCGAGATTGGCGGCACCGTGGGCGACATCGAGAGCCAGCCGTACCTGGAGGCCATCCGGCAGCTGCGCAACGAGCTGGGCCGCGCCAACTCGATGCTCGCGCACCTTACCCTAGTGCCGTACCTGCGCGCCGCGGGCGAGCTCAAGACGAAGCCCACCCAGCACTCCGTTAAAACGCTGCTGGCCAACGGCTTGCAGCCCGACGTGCTGGTGTGCCGCTCGGAGCGCGCCCTGAGCGCCGAGATCCGCGAAAAGATCGCCCTGTTCTGCAACGTAGAAACCGAGGCGGTGCTGCAGATGCTGGACGCCGAGACAATCTACGAGGTGCCGCTGCTGCTGCAAGACGAGCAGGCCGGCACGCTGGCCGTCAACCACCTGTTTTCGGATAGCGAGCGGGCGCAGATCGCCGACACGCCCGACCTCGACGCCTGGGTGAACTTCCTGAAGCAGCTCAAGAATCCGGAAGCTACCGTGCCCATTGCGCTTGTGGGAAAGTACGTGGAGCACCAGGACGCGTACAAGTCGATTACGGAAAGCTTGATGCTGGCCGGCGTGCCCGACCAACTCCAGATCGACATCTCGTTTGTGCTGTCGGACGACCTAACGCCCGACAATGTGGCCGACCGGCTGGGCGATGTGGCGGGGGTGCTGGTGGCCCCCGGGTTTGGCGATCGCGGCATTGCGGGCAAAATTGCGGCGGTGCAGTACGCCCGCACCCACGAGCTTCCGTTCTTTGGCATTTGCCTGGGGCTGCAATGCGCCATCGTGGAGTTCGCGCGCCACGTGTGCGGATGGGACGACGCGCACTCGACCGAGTTTGACCCCGAGACGCCGCATCCCGTCATCAACCTGATGGAGACCCAGAAGAACATCTCGGACAAGGGCGGCACGATGCGGCTCGGTCAGTACACCTGTGCGCTGAGGGAGGGGTCGCGGGCGCGCCGCGTGTACGGCACCAATGTGGTACAGGAGCGCCACCGGCACCGCTACGAGGTGAACAACGTGCTGCGCTACCGCCTGCGCGAGGAGGGGCTGCGCTTTACGGGCGTCAATCCCGAGACCGACCTGGTGGAGATCGTAGAGCTGCCCGACCATCCGTGGTTTTTGGGCGTGCAGTTTCATCCGGAGTACCGCAGCACGGTGGGCCACCCGCATCCCCTGTTTTGCTCGTTTGTGTCGGCCTGCTCGGCCGTGGCCCGCGAGCGCAACCTGATGGGGCGTCCGCAGCCGCCGGAGCAGCAGGTGATTCCGCTGGCGTCGGCCGATATGTGA
- a CDS encoding SDR family oxidoreductase: MSDAPLASDLLADEHIVVTGGGTGLGRAMAEQMAALGATITINGRRTEPLDETVAAIRDAGGTAAGISCNVREADAVRDFFDAAEERQGPVTGLVNNAAANFLAAAEDISPNGFDAIIKTNLYGTFYCTQQCGQRWLKREERGTVLSIATTYAETGSAFVLPSAMSKAGIVAMTKSLAAEWGHAGIRLNAVAPGPFPTKGAWSRLVPGDDMEQKMKSRVPLKRFGKPEELARLVAFLMSSANSYMNGEVVTFDGGEKLVAGGQFNDFTRMPRAQVKAMFEAMRSASD; this comes from the coding sequence ATGTCCGACGCCCCGCTTGCCTCCGACCTCCTTGCTGATGAACACATCGTGGTGACCGGCGGCGGCACCGGCCTGGGCCGTGCCATGGCCGAGCAGATGGCCGCCCTAGGCGCGACCATCACCATCAACGGGCGCCGCACCGAGCCGCTGGATGAGACGGTAGCGGCCATTCGCGACGCCGGCGGCACGGCCGCGGGTATCTCCTGCAACGTGCGCGAGGCCGATGCCGTGCGCGACTTCTTTGATGCTGCCGAGGAGCGGCAGGGGCCGGTAACGGGGCTCGTCAATAATGCCGCGGCCAACTTTCTGGCGGCCGCCGAAGACATCTCGCCCAACGGCTTCGACGCGATCATCAAAACGAACCTGTACGGCACCTTCTACTGCACGCAGCAGTGCGGGCAGCGCTGGCTGAAACGAGAGGAACGCGGCACGGTGCTCTCCATTGCCACCACCTACGCCGAAACCGGCAGCGCCTTTGTGTTGCCCAGCGCCATGTCGAAGGCCGGCATCGTGGCCATGACAAAGTCGCTAGCGGCCGAGTGGGGGCACGCGGGCATCCGGCTGAATGCCGTAGCGCCGGGGCCCTTTCCCACCAAGGGGGCGTGGAGCCGCCTCGTGCCGGGCGACGACATGGAGCAAAAGATGAAAAGCCGCGTGCCGCTCAAGCGCTTTGGCAAGCCGGAGGAGCTAGCGCGGCTGGTGGCTTTTCTGATGAGCTCGGCCAATAGCTACATGAACGGCGAGGTGGTGACGTTTGACGGCGGCGAGAAGCTGGTGGCGGGCGGTCAGTTCAACGACTTTACGCGGATGCCACGCGCGCAGGTGAAAGCGATGTTTGAGGCGATGCGCTCGGCCAGCGACTGA
- a CDS encoding exonuclease domain-containing protein has product MWMRARRWWYRHRTTHPAMRAFLDAPVPSPAADARALPYLVLDLETTGLHPRSDAIVSLGWVPITNGRIALSGARHLPLALRRSVHESATVHHLRDADLAGGWPLKDALQHLLRALEGRVLVVHHAPLDVRFLDAACRQHLGAPLLVRVVDTLDLARRRQRSPGVDAEALRLGAVRAAHGLPAYPAHHALSDALATAELWLALQSVWAGAAPLPLRTVLRTL; this is encoded by the coding sequence ATGTGGATGCGCGCGCGGCGGTGGTGGTACCGGCACCGGACAACGCATCCGGCCATGCGGGCCTTTTTGGATGCCCCCGTGCCGTCGCCCGCGGCCGATGCCCGCGCGCTGCCGTACCTGGTGCTCGACCTCGAAACGACCGGCTTGCACCCCCGCTCCGATGCCATTGTGAGCCTCGGGTGGGTGCCCATCACCAACGGACGCATCGCCCTCTCCGGCGCCCGCCACCTGCCCCTGGCGCTCCGCCGCTCCGTGCACGAAAGCGCAACGGTGCATCACCTGCGCGATGCCGACCTGGCCGGGGGCTGGCCGCTGAAAGACGCGTTGCAGCACCTGCTGCGTGCGCTCGAAGGACGCGTGTTGGTGGTGCACCACGCCCCGCTCGACGTCCGCTTTTTAGACGCCGCATGCCGGCAGCACCTGGGCGCCCCGCTGCTGGTGCGCGTCGTCGACACCCTCGACCTTGCCCGGCGCCGCCAACGCTCGCCCGGTGTGGATGCCGAGGCGCTGCGGCTCGGTGCCGTCCGGGCGGCGCACGGCCTGCCGGCGTATCCGGCGCACCATGCCCTCTCCGATGCCCTCGCCACCGCCGAGCTGTGGCTGGCCCTTCAATCGGTGTGGGCCGGCGCGGCGCCCCTGCCGCTGCGCACGGTGCTCCGCACGCTGTAG